A genomic stretch from Flavobacterium nitratireducens includes:
- a CDS encoding toxin-antitoxin system YwqK family antitoxin, with product MKKYIIIAAVLFTGVIFAQDAKPVLEPFGKKVKATYFYDNGQVQQEGYFVKGKLEGTWVSYDENGNKTAIAEYKNGKKVGKWFFWTDNNDKGFATLSEVDYSDNRIASVKNWKKDAIVNNMN from the coding sequence ATGAAAAAATATATAATTATTGCAGCCGTTTTATTTACAGGAGTTATTTTCGCTCAAGATGCAAAACCAGTTTTAGAACCTTTTGGAAAAAAAGTAAAAGCTACTTATTTTTATGACAATGGTCAAGTGCAACAAGAAGGTTATTTTGTGAAAGGCAAATTAGAAGGAACTTGGGTTTCTTATGACGAAAATGGAAATAAAACCGCTATCGCCGAATATAAAAATGGAAAAAAAGTTGGAAAATGGTTTTTCTGGACAGATAACAATGATAAAGGATTTGCTACTTTAAGTGAAGTGGATTATTCCGATAACCGAATTGCATCAGTAAAAAACTGGAAAAAAGACGCAATTGTCAATAATATGAATTAA